GGTAGCCCGCGATGACCTTTCTTGCGGTATCGGTCAGGCCCCGGTCATCGGCCATGACGTTCACGCCGTCCTTCATGAAGCGGGTGTGCACGTGGAGCCCGCTGCCAGCATGGCCCACGATGATCTTGGGGGCGAAGCTCACCTCCAGGTCGTGCTTGTAGGCCACCTCGCGGATGGCCCATTTCGCCATCACCAGTTGATCGGCGGCATCTTCGATGGGCGTCGGCAGGAACTCAATCTCGTGCTGCACCATCTCCAGGTCGCCGTGGAGGATGTTGCCCACTTCGGCGTGGCCGTACTTGATGGTGCCGCCCATCTCGCTGATGACCTGCATGGCCTCTCGCCGCACCAGGCCCCACTTCGAGAAGGGATGGGACTCGTGGTAGCCCTTCTGCTCGGTGATGGGGTAGATGCGATCGATCTCCGAGAAGAGGTAGTACTCCAGCTCCCCGAGGGCCTCCATCACCAGCCCCGTGCGCGCTTTCAGTTCGCGCTGGGCCTTCTGAAGGATGTATTCCGGGGCGCTCTCCAGGGGATCGCCCTGGTTGTTGAAGAAGGAGCAGATGACATCGATGGTAGGCACTTCCGTAAAGGGATTCATGAAGGCCGTTCGGTAGCGGGGAACCACGTAGAGGTCGCTCGACTCCGCCTGCACAAAGGGGAAGAGGCTGGAGCCATCCACCCGCTCGCCCATGGACAGCACGCGGTCGAGATGGGCCTTGCTGTTGATGACGAAGTTCAGTTTTTTGAGGCGCCCGTCCCCAGCCACATACCGGAAGTTGAGCATCCGGATGTTGTTCTGCTCGATGTAGCGGATGAGGTCCTGCTTGGTGAATTCCCCGGCGGGCTTCCCGAGGGCCTTGACGATCTTGTTGGGATTGAGGGCGATGCTGTCGTTCATCTGGAAACTCCTCGCAACGGCGCGAGTCAGTTTGACAGCGGGCCGGGGCTCCCCGCGGCGACCTGTGCTGTGGATCAAAAGCAAGCAGCGCACCCTGGGAGGATGCCTTTGCGATCCGTTCCGGGATCAGGCTCTTCCAGGGCGCGGGCTGTCTGACTTTGGTGTCCCTAGGCTTCGGCTTTCGCTCGGCGGCTGTAGACCACCACGTAGAGGGCCAGGGCCACCAGGGCGATGAGGCCGATCCACTCGCCGAGCGCGCCGGTGGCCTGGGCCTCGCTGAGCACAGGGAAGCCCTCGCGCCAGGTGTCCTTCGCCTTGATGGCCGCGGCGATGACACCCATGATGGCGCCGCCGGCCATGAGGCCGCTGGCGATGAGCACGCCGCGGTTTTCGCGGGCCTTGGCGTCGGCTTCAGAGGTGCCCTTCTTGGGCCGGTTCACCCAGTGGGCCATGAGGCCGCCCAGGAAGAGGGGGGTATTCAGTTCGATGGGCAGGTACATGCCCAGCGCGAATCCCAGCGCTGGTAGCTCGACCATGCGCAGCACGATGGAAAGCATGATGCCGAGGCCGAAGGCGTACCAGCGCAGGGGCATGGACACGGTGCCGAAGATGCCTTCAAGGATGGCCTTCATGGCGCTGGCCTGGGGGGCGGGCAGGGCATTGGTGCCGATGGCGTAGGCGCCGTCGGGCAGCTTCTGGTTGGCCAGCAGCCACATGGCGATGCCCGTGAACAGCGCAGCCACGAGGGTGCCCACGAACTTCCAACCGATCTGGCGGGCGGGCGTGGCGCCGATCCAGTGGCCAATCTTGAGGTCCGTGCTGAAGGCGCCGGAGGCCGCCAGGGCCGTGCACACGATGCCGCCCACCATCATGGTGAGGAACATGCCGTAGCCGCCGGAGAAGTGCAGCTTCAGCATCAGGCCGCCCGTGATGACCAGGGTGAGCATGGTCATGCCGCTGATGGGGTTGGTGCCGATGGTGGCAATGGCGCGGGCTGCCACGGGTGCGAAGAAGAACGCGATGAGCATGATGACGCCGGTGGCCACCAGGGCGGGCACGAAGGACTTCTGGATGCCCAGGCCGAAGGAGAGGAAGAGCAGGGTGCCCAGGGCGCAGGCCACCAGGCCCACGGTGATCATGCCGCCGGTGAGGGTGCGGTCCGTGCGTTTGGGCACGAAGGTGGTGCCATCGGACTTTTCTCCGGTGAGCAGCGCCTTCATGTTGCTGATGATGGAACGGATCATGTTGGGCATGGAGGCCAGCACGCCCATGACGCCCGCGCCGGCGATGGCGCCCACACCGATGATGCGGATGTAGGCGGAGAAGACCTGTTCGGGGCTCATGTCCGAGATCAGCCTGGTGCCCGGCGCGATGATCTGGGGCACGTGCTGGCCGATGGCGTGGAAGAGGGGCACCAGCACGAACATGCTGAAGATCGAGCCCGCGGCCATGACGGCGCTGTAGCGCAGGCCGATGATGTAGCCGATGCCCATGGTGGCGGCGTTGTTGAGGAAGTTGAAGGCCAGGAAGCGTTCCCGGAGCGCGGTTCCCACCCACACTGTTTTCAGAGTGATGTTCTCGCCCATGACGCGGAAGATGCTGGTGAGAGAGTCGTACAGTGCGCCAATGCCTGCGGCGACGGCCAGTTCCGTGGCCTGGTTGCCGGCCTTCTCGCCGGTCACGAGGATCTCTGCCGTGGCGGTGGCTTCCGGCCAGGGGAAGATGCCGTGGTTCTCCACCATGAAGTGGTGGCGCAGGGGCAGGATGAAGAGGATGCCGATGCAGCCACCCAGGAAGCTCACCAGGCAGACCTGCCAGAGGGTGGGTGTGGGCACGCCGCTGCCGGGGGTGTTGGCCAGCACGTAGAGGGCCGGGATGGTGAAGGCCGCGCCGCTCACCACGTGGCTGCTGTTGGCGCCGATGGACTGGACGATGACGTTCTCAAGGATGGTGTTCTTGCGGGGGAAGAACCGGCTGAGGCCCACCGCCAGGGTCGCGATGGGGATGGCGGCTTCGATGCCCTGGCCCACCTTCAGGGCCAGATAGGCCGCGGCCATGCTGAAGATGGCGCAGAAGACGAGGCCCATGGTGATGGCCCGGGGCGTGACTTCCGGCACGCCGTCCTGGGGCACCAGCGGGATGTAGTCTTCGCCTGGTTCCAAAGCCCGCCGTGCATTGGCAGGCAGGCCTTTGATCTCCTGGGATTCAAATCCTTGGGACATGGGGCTCCTCTTGGGGGGAAGGGGTTCACCACGGAGGCACGGAGATCACAGAGAAAAGCTCACGGAGGGGAAAGAACTCTTCTCCGCGAAACCTCCGTGCCCTCCGTGCCTCCGTGGTGGATCTTTACGCGGGATAAGCTTCGAGGACGGACTGGACCACGCGGCGCGACAGACCGTGGTAGCCGGGGCTGGCGGCGGCGAAGATCTCGCGGGCCAGGGCGCGGGTACGGGCATGCTGGCCCAGGGCCCCGTAGAGCGGGCGCAGGTACTTCATGCGGCCCACGCGCATCAGCACCTCGCGAATGCGCGGGAAGGCGGGTTCATACTCGGCCGCGGCGGCCAGGGTGAGCCACTCCACGAGGATCTCGTGGTTGCCGCGACCCATGAGCTTGAAGTGCTCATCCAGCCAGGCACAGTCGGCCTGGGTGAGTTGGCGGGGCAGCTTCTGGAGGTAGACCTGCAGCTCTGCAGGCTTCCAGGAGGCGATCTGATGCGCGCTGGGACGGCCGCCATCGGTCCAGCTTTCGGCCAGCACCGTGAGGGTGTCCAACTGGACGCTGTGGAACTCGGGAGCGGTCTCCGGCAGGCCGGGCTTGTCGAGGTAGGCGCTGGCGTTCACAGCCTTCAACGCGCCGGGCAATTTGGCGTCCACGAAGGCGCACCATTGTTCGGTGGTGATGGACGTGAAGCGGAAGGCATCCATGTACTCGCGGATGAAGCGGAGGAAGCGGTCTTCGCCCACCTCCTTCTCCAGCGCGGCCACCAGGCGCGCGCCTTTTTCGTAGGGGATGCTGGAGAAGGCGTCATCGGGATCGATGCCTTCCAGGTGCAGGCGCAGCACGGTGAGGTGCGGTTCGTTCTTGAAGCGGGCCAGGCTGTCTTCGAGGGCCTTCTGTCCCATGGCCCAGCCCAGGGCCGCGGCGTCATCGCCGTGCAGGATGCGCAGGATGCGGCGCTCGGCCCACACCGTGAAGCCCTCGTTCAACCAGAAGTGCTCCATGCTCGCGTTGGTCACCAGGTTGCCCGTCCAGCTGTGGGCCAGCTCATGGGCCACCACGTCCACCAGGCTGCGGTCACCGGCCAGCAGGGTGGGCGTGAGGAAGGTCATGCGCGGGTTCTCCATGCCGCCGTAGGGGAAGGAGGGCGGCAGCACCAGCATGTCGTAGCGGTCCCAGGGGTAGGCGCCGAAAAGCCCCTCGGCCTTCAGGATCATGTCTTCCACGCCCGCGAACTCCCAGGCGGCGGCGGCCACCGTTTCCGGCTCGGCCCACACGCGGGCGCGGGGGCTGAGGTCGCGGGATTCCAGTCGGCCCACGGCCAGGGCCATGAGGTAGGAAGGAATGGGCTGGGGCATGTTGAAGCGGTAGAGGTGACGGCCGTCGGGCAGGGCCTCATCGCCCGCGGGGCCCGCAGACATCACGGCGGTGAGCCCCTCAGGCACAATGACCTCCGCCTGGTAGGCGATGCGGGCCACGGGCGTGTCCTGGCAGGGCACCATGGTGCGGGCGTGGATCTGCTGGCACTGGCTGAAGAGGTAGGGTGCCACCTTGCCTTCGGTCTGTTCGGGATCCAGCCACTGCAGGGCCATGGCGTCAGGGCCCGTGCGGTAGGTGATGGCCACTTCCTGCGTGCCTTCGCGCGCCTGGATGCTGAGGCGCTGGCCGAGGATGGCGTCCACGCTGCCGAGTTCCCAGGCGACGGGGCCCTGGCCTGGCACCTGCACAGACAGGATCTCCAGGCCCTTGGTGTCGAGATCGATGGGCCCGGCAAAGGCGCTGCCGAATTCCAGCACCACTTCGCCGTCGATGCGTTTGGCTTTGAAATCCACGCCCAGCCTAAGCCGCAGGCGGCGGGCCTTGGGTTGGGCGGCATCGTAGTAGGAATGCGGATCGGGGCGGTGCATGGGGACCTCGGGGAACCGGCCATCATCCCACGGGCCATGGATCGGCGGGCGTCACAAGTGAGAGCTGCGGGACACAGAAAAGGCCCCGGAATCGGGGCCTTTTCGATGGCGATGGTGGTCAGACCAGGCCCTATTCTTCTTCGGGGGCCAGACCTTCGACTTTCTTCACCTTGATGACGTCGCCGTGGTCCTTGACGATGCAGCGCAACCAATCCTCGGGGGCCTTGGGATGGGTCACTTCACCCTTCTCATTGCGCACGTTGCCATCCAGGTACTTCCAAATGAGGAACTCGCCCAGCTTCTTCCAGCGGGCCATGAGCTGGCTGGAGTTCTTGGCGGCCAGCTGGGTCAGGTAGTCACGGGCCAGGGTGGGGTTCTGCTTGTAGAGGTCGAGGGCCATGCGATCCACTTCGGGCTGGTCGGCGAGGTAACCGCCCTCGAATTCGCGCTGCACCTTCTGGACATCGACGATCATGTCGCTCCAGCGGGTGTAGGTGTAGTTGGACACGAAGTTGAAGGTCCAGAAGGCGCTGTCCCAGTTGAACTCATTGAAATTGCCGGTGCCTTCGGCGAAGGCCTTGGGAGCCTCCTTGATGCCACAGGAAATGGGCTGGTAGACGGTGAGGTAGGTGTCGTCCACGCCAAACCAGATCACGCCGCCCACGGGATCGGGCAGCCAGGAGCGGCTCTGGGTCACGAAGGAGAAGCCCGTCTGCTGGGTGGAGATGGCGCGCTCGTGAACGTAGTCCTGGCCGTCGATCTTGAAGCCCATGGGCCGCCAGCGGTAGGGCAGCTTGTAGGGCCCGGCACCCACATCCTTGGTCATGTCGAAATCCGTGCCTTCGAAGTGATCGCGCATGAGCTCCATGGCGTCGCGCACGTCCAGCTTCTGGTCGGGCTTCACGAAGAGCGGCATGGGCTTGGCGCCCTTCTCGGCCTTCACGTAATCCATGCTGATGTGCTGGCTCTTGGCGGCGCGGTTGAAGATGCTCCACACCCGGGCCTCGCAGCCGCGCAGCGATCCGAAGCTCAGGGGCGCATAGGCGTCCACGAAGCTGAAATCCTTGTCCTCGCCCTTGAAGTAGCCGGCCTTGCGGGCGAAGGGGATGAGGTCCTTGCTGAAGAGGGCCGACTTGGGATCGTTCTGGGGGAACTGGCGGATGCGGGCCTGGTTGGCGTGGGCGCTGATGGTGCCGTCGGGCAGTTTGTAGGCCACCCAGAGGGCGCCCTTCTGGCCCTTGCCCTTGCCGATCATTTCAAGGATCCACACTTCATTGGGATCGGCGATGGAGAAGCTCTCGCCCTCGGAGGCGTAGCCGTAGGTCTCCACCAGGTTGGTCATCACTTCGATGGCCTCGCGGGCGGTCTTGGCGCGCTCCAGGCCGATGTAGATGAGGCTTCCGTAATCCACGAGGCCGCTGGGGACCTGCAGCTCCTTGCGCCCGCCGAACGTGGTCTCGGCGATGACGAGCTGGTGCTCGTTCATGTTGCCCACGCGCGTGTAGGTCACCGGCGCTTCGGGAATGCGACCCAGGAACTTGCCCGTGTCCCATTCCACGATGTCGCGCATCTCGGAGGCCAGGTGGCGTCCGCCGTGCTTGAAGTAGAGCTCGCCGTACAGCGTGTGGCTGTCGGCAGCGTAGGTGATCATGGTGGAGCCGTCCTTGCTCGCGCCCTTGGTCACGAGCAGGTTGGTGCAGGCATCCAGGGCCGCGCCTGCCGTAAGCAGGGTGGCCAGGAGGACGAGGGGTTTCAGGCGCATGGGAATCCTTTGAATCAGGAGGTGGGACAGGGGTGGCAGCTTACCAGATGGCGGGGCGATCCTTCTCGGCCCGCTTCATGGGATCGCCATCCTTGCAGCCGAAGGCTTCATAGAATTCGGGCAGGTTGGAGAGGGGCCCATTGACGCGGAACTTGGCGGGGCTGTGGGGATCGGTGTTGGCGCGCAGGCGGGTGGCCTCTTCGCGGGTGAGGGTGCGCCAGGTTTCGGCGTAGCCCAGGAAGAACCGCTGCTCCGGCGTGAAGCCCTCGATCTTGCCAACTGGGGCCTTGCCCTTCTGGCTCAGCTTCCAGGCATCCCACGCGATTTTGAGGCCGCCCAGGTCAGCGATGTTCTCGCCCAGGGTGAGGTGGCCATTCAGATGCAGGCCGGGCAGGGGCTCGTAGGCGTCGAACTGCTTGGCCACCAGCTCGGCGCGGACGTTGTAGGCCTTCTCGTCTTCGGCGGTCCACCAGCTCTTGAGGTTGCCGTCGGCGTCGTACTGGCGGCCTTCGTCGTCGAAACCATGCGTCATCTCGTGGCCGATGGTGGCGCCGATGTTGCCGTAGTTCACCGCGTCGTCTGCCGTGGCATCGAAGTAGGGCGGCTGCAGGATGCCTGCGGGGAAGGCGATCTCGTTCATGGAGGGGCTGTAGTAGGCGTTGTTGGTCTGGGGCGTCATGTCCCATTCGTTGCGGTCGATGGGCTGGCCCAGGTGGGCCAGGCGGCGCTGGAACTCGAATCGGCGGGTTTCCAGCACGTTCAGGACGTAGGGCTGGGGCTGGATGTTGAGCTTGGTGTAATCGCGCCACACATCGGGGTAGCCGATCTTCACGCGGATGGCGGCGAGCTTCTCCTTGGCCTTGAGCTTGGTGGGAGCGCTCATCCATTCCAGGCCTTCGATGCGGGCCTTCAGGGCCGTGCGCAGGTTCTCCACCATCTCCAGCACCTTGGCCTTGCTGCTGGCGGGGAAGGCGCGCTGCACGTAGAGCTTGCCGAGGGCCTCGCCCAGGCCGTTGTCCGCAGCGAACATCACGCGCTTCCAGCGGGGATGCTGGGCCGTGGTGCCTTGCAGCCGGGTGCCGTAGAAGGCGAAGGATTCCTGCTCGAAGGCCTTGGGCAGGGCCGAGGCGGTGCTGCGCAGCAGGTGCCAACGGAGGTAGACGCGCCACTGATCGGCGGGCAGTTCCTGGATCATGCGCCCAAGTTCGGCCAGGAAGGCGGGCTGGCGCACCACGAAGCGGTCAGGAGTGGGGATGGCCAGGGCCTTGAGGTAGAGGTCCACCGGAAAACCCGGAGCGGCGGCCTTGAGTTGGGCTGGCGTCATGGCGTGGTAGATGGCGTTGGGATCGCGCTGCTCCACGCGGGTCATGCTGGCCTTGGCCAGCCGCGTTTCCAGCGCGACGATGCGGTCGGCATCCTTGGCATCGAGGCGCGCCAGGCCAAGCATCTTCGCCACGTGGGCGCGGTAGGCGGCGAGGATCTCCTTGGACTTGGCGTCATCCTTCAGGTAGTAATCGCGATCGGGCAGGCCCAGGCCCCCCTGGCTCAGCATCAGGGAGTAGCGGGTGCTCTCCTTGTCGTCCTGCTCGACGCCGAAGGAGAAGCCGGCGAAGGCGAACCGCTGATGCAGATCCGCCAGCACCGCCATGAGGGTGGAGGCGTCCTTCACGGTGTCGATGCGGGCGAAGAGGGGCTTCAGCGGGGCGAGGCCCTGGGCTTCGATGCCCGCCTCATCCATGCCGCTGGCGTAGAAATCGCCCACCTGCTGGGTTTCGGAACCCGTCTTGGCCTTGGCCATGGCCGCGGTCTGCATGATCTCTTTCAGGATCTGGTGGGTGCGGGTGTCGATCTCCTGGTCCACCCCATAGCGGTCGTATTCGGGGGGGATGGTGGTGCGCTTGGCCCAGGCGCCCACGGCGTACTGGAAGAAGTCCTGGGTGGGCTTCATGCTGGTGTCGATGTTCGCGGGATTGAAGCCCTTGTAGGGCATCTGGGCGGTCAGGGGCGCCACCAATGCCAGGGCGAGAAAAGCGGGTCGGTGTTTCACGGAAACTCCAGAATGCAAAAGGCCCGGGCTCTTGGTCCCGGGCCCACGGACAAGGGCTACCAGATGGCGGGGCGCACCTTCGCGTCACGCTTCATGGGCTGGCCATCGGCGCAGCCGAAGGCCTCGTAGAATTCGGGCAGGTTCGAGAGAGGGCCGTTGACCCGCTGCTGGCCGGGGCTGTGGGGATCGGTCTTCAGGCGCACGGACAGCGCTGCTTCACGGATGTGGTTGCGCCACACGGTGGCGGCGCCCAGGAAGAAGCGCTGGGGCCCGGTGAAGCCATCGATGGGGGTAGGCGCGGCCTTCCCCTTGAGGCTGTTCTGGTAGGCGGCGAAGGCGATCTTGAGGCCGCCGATGTCGGCGATGTTCTCGCCCAGGGTGAGCTTGCCGTTCACATGCTCGCCCTTGAGGGGTTCATAGGCGTCGTACTGCTGGACCACGAGATCGGTACGGGATTCATAGGCCTTCTTGTCTGCGTCGGTCCACCAGTTCTTGAGGTTGCCCTCGGCGTCGAACTGGCTGCCGCTGTCGTCGAAGCCGTGGGTCATCTCGTGGCCGATGACGAAGCCGAGGGAGCCGTAGTTCACGGCGTCATCGGCTGCTGCGTCGAAGAAGGGCGGCTGCAGGATGCCCGCCGGGAACACGATCTCGTTCATGGTGGGGCTGTAGTAGGCGTTGACGGTGGGCGGCGTCATGCCCCATTCCGTGCGGTCGATGGGCTTGCCGAGCTTCTTGAGGTTCTCCTGGATGCGATGGGCCGAGGCCCGGCGCACGTTGCCGAAGTAGTCGTCGCGCTGGACGTCGAAGGGATAGGTCTTCCACTTGTCGGGGTAGCCGATCTTCACGCCAAAGGCATTGAGCTTCTTGATGGCCTGGGCCTTGGTTTCCTCGCCCATCCAGTCGAGGTTGGTGATGCGCTCCCGCAGGGCCACCCGCAGGTTCTCCACCATCTCGAGCACCTTCTTCTTGGCCTCGGGGGGGAAGGCCACCTTCACGTAGAGCTGGCCCAGGGCCTCGCCCAGGGTGTTGTCAGTGACGGCTTCGACGCGCTTGGCCCGGGGCTCCTGCTCCGGGGTGCCGTTCAGGATCTTGCCGTGGAAGGCGAAGGACTCATCGCCGAAGGGCTTGGGCAGGAGGCTGGCGCAGCTGCTGATGGCGTGCCAGCGCAGGTAGGTCTGCCACTGGGCAGCGGGCACTTCAGTGGTCAGCTTTCCGAAGGCCTGGAAGAAGGAGGGCTGGCTGAGATTCAGATCCTCCAGCTGCACGCCACGCCCGGCGAAGTAGCCTTTCCAATCGAAGCCGGGGGCTTCCTGGACGACCTGATCCAGCGTGCGCTTGTTGTAGCGCTTCTGGGGATTCCGCAATTCCACGCGGGTCCATTGGGCCTGGGCCAGGCGGGTCTCAAGCGCCAGCACCTCCTTGGCGTGGGCTGCGGCCTGCGCCGGGGCTTCGCCAGCCAGCTCGAACATCCGCGCGATGTGAGCTTCGTATTTGGTGCGGATCTCCTTGCTGCGGGCATCGTCCTTCAGGTAGTAGTCCCGGTCAGGCAGGCCGGTGCCGCCCTGGTTCAGGGAGCCCATGTAGCGGGTGGACTGCTTGGCGTCCTGGCCCACGAAGAAGCCGAAGCCGCTGGACAGCCCCTGACTATGCAGTTCGGCAAGCAGGGCGGGGAGCTGCTTGTTGTCCTTCAGGCCATCGATGCGGGCCAGGACAGGCTTGAGGGGATCGAGGCCGCGCTTGGCGATGGCGGCCTCATCCATGCCCGAGGCATAGAAATCACCCACCTTCTGCTCGATGCTGCCCTTGGCCCAGGTGGTCTTGGCGCTGGTCTCGGTGAGGATCTTCTGGAGGATGGCGCGGTTCCGCTCGCTCACTTCTTCAAATGCGCCGAAGCGGGGCTTGTCCGAAGGGATGCTGTGGCTCTTGAGCCAGCCGCCGTTGGCGTAGGCGTAGAAATCCTCACAAGGTTTCACCGTCGCATCGAGGTTCGCGGGATCGATGCCGGGCTTGGATTGGGCGGCAAGAACGAAGGCCGCGAGTCCGAGACTGAGGGCGAGGGAGGCGCGAAGGGGGGATGCCATGGGTAACCTCGTAAGTTGAGGGATAAAGCCTATCAGGAAGGTCGGCTCAGAGCTATGTGGATGACCTTGTCAACTTCGACATGAACCGCTCCGGCCTTGTCTTCAAGCTGAATTCGGTAGGTGCGATCCACCTTGGGTTGCGCTTGGAGAAGGCGGCGGATCTCCTCCAGTTCCGAATCATCCAACCGAAACGTCGCGTGGAGGGTGCTTCGGCCCGGTTTTCGGAAACGGATGGAGGCGGCCTTGTCCCAGACGACGTACCCCGGCCCCAGGTTCTTCATGAGCATGAGCATGAAGAAGGGATCCACGGCTCCGTACAGACTGCCGCCGAAGGTGGTGTTCACGTAGTTGCGGGTGCGCCAGGATAAGGGCAGGCACACGCGGATCTCCCGCCAGTCGCTGGCGATGAAGGTGACCCGCCCGCCGGTGCCCCGGTAGCAGGGCCAGAGGTTGAACCCCCAGCGTGCCAGTCGGGTGCGGATGGACTCGCCGCTCATGGCTTTAGAAGCGAACGGTGGTGAACTCGCCTTCCTTCATGTGGACGGTGTCGATGAAGCGCACCTGGCGGCTGCCGTAGGTGAGAATGAGGCTGGACGTGCGCACGCCATGGCCGAAATGCATGACGCCCT
This sequence is a window from Geothrix sp. PMB-07. Protein-coding genes within it:
- a CDS encoding glutamine synthetase family protein; the protein is MNDSIALNPNKIVKALGKPAGEFTKQDLIRYIEQNNIRMLNFRYVAGDGRLKKLNFVINSKAHLDRVLSMGERVDGSSLFPFVQAESSDLYVVPRYRTAFMNPFTEVPTIDVICSFFNNQGDPLESAPEYILQKAQRELKARTGLVMEALGELEYYLFSEIDRIYPITEQKGYHESHPFSKWGLVRREAMQVISEMGGTIKYGHAEVGNILHGDLEMVQHEIEFLPTPIEDAADQLVMAKWAIREVAYKHDLEVSFAPKIIVGHAGSGLHVHTRFMKDGVNVMADDRGLTDTARKVIAGYLMSSESLTAFGNTVPTSFLRLVPHQEAPTSICWGDRNRSVLVRVPLGWLGVGDKMLRHANPQEPADTMSAIENNQTVELRSPDGSANIHLLLAGMAVAARYGLEHPEALKVAEQLYVKADASKVASLKQLPASCFESAECLGRERARYEDGGVFPAGLIDSLIKNLQAFNDLNMSEKMFGNADSLKDLVNRHLHCG
- a CDS encoding OPT family oligopeptide transporter → MSQGFESQEIKGLPANARRALEPGEDYIPLVPQDGVPEVTPRAITMGLVFCAIFSMAAAYLALKVGQGIEAAIPIATLAVGLSRFFPRKNTILENVIVQSIGANSSHVVSGAAFTIPALYVLANTPGSGVPTPTLWQVCLVSFLGGCIGILFILPLRHHFMVENHGIFPWPEATATAEILVTGEKAGNQATELAVAAGIGALYDSLTSIFRVMGENITLKTVWVGTALRERFLAFNFLNNAATMGIGYIIGLRYSAVMAAGSIFSMFVLVPLFHAIGQHVPQIIAPGTRLISDMSPEQVFSAYIRIIGVGAIAGAGVMGVLASMPNMIRSIISNMKALLTGEKSDGTTFVPKRTDRTLTGGMITVGLVACALGTLLFLSFGLGIQKSFVPALVATGVIMLIAFFFAPVAARAIATIGTNPISGMTMLTLVITGGLMLKLHFSGGYGMFLTMMVGGIVCTALAASGAFSTDLKIGHWIGATPARQIGWKFVGTLVAALFTGIAMWLLANQKLPDGAYAIGTNALPAPQASAMKAILEGIFGTVSMPLRWYAFGLGIMLSIVLRMVELPALGFALGMYLPIELNTPLFLGGLMAHWVNRPKKGTSEADAKARENRGVLIASGLMAGGAIMGVIAAAIKAKDTWREGFPVLSEAQATGALGEWIGLIALVALALYVVVYSRRAKAEA
- a CDS encoding M1 family metallopeptidase, whose product is MHRPDPHSYYDAAQPKARRLRLRLGVDFKAKRIDGEVVLEFGSAFAGPIDLDTKGLEILSVQVPGQGPVAWELGSVDAILGQRLSIQAREGTQEVAITYRTGPDAMALQWLDPEQTEGKVAPYLFSQCQQIHARTMVPCQDTPVARIAYQAEVIVPEGLTAVMSAGPAGDEALPDGRHLYRFNMPQPIPSYLMALAVGRLESRDLSPRARVWAEPETVAAAAWEFAGVEDMILKAEGLFGAYPWDRYDMLVLPPSFPYGGMENPRMTFLTPTLLAGDRSLVDVVAHELAHSWTGNLVTNASMEHFWLNEGFTVWAERRILRILHGDDAAALGWAMGQKALEDSLARFKNEPHLTVLRLHLEGIDPDDAFSSIPYEKGARLVAALEKEVGEDRFLRFIREYMDAFRFTSITTEQWCAFVDAKLPGALKAVNASAYLDKPGLPETAPEFHSVQLDTLTVLAESWTDGGRPSAHQIASWKPAELQVYLQKLPRQLTQADCAWLDEHFKLMGRGNHEILVEWLTLAAAAEYEPAFPRIREVLMRVGRMKYLRPLYGALGQHARTRALAREIFAAASPGYHGLSRRVVQSVLEAYPA
- a CDS encoding dipeptidase, with translation MRLKPLVLLATLLTAGAALDACTNLLVTKGASKDGSTMITYAADSHTLYGELYFKHGGRHLASEMRDIVEWDTGKFLGRIPEAPVTYTRVGNMNEHQLVIAETTFGGRKELQVPSGLVDYGSLIYIGLERAKTAREAIEVMTNLVETYGYASEGESFSIADPNEVWILEMIGKGKGQKGALWVAYKLPDGTISAHANQARIRQFPQNDPKSALFSKDLIPFARKAGYFKGEDKDFSFVDAYAPLSFGSLRGCEARVWSIFNRAAKSQHISMDYVKAEKGAKPMPLFVKPDQKLDVRDAMELMRDHFEGTDFDMTKDVGAGPYKLPYRWRPMGFKIDGQDYVHERAISTQQTGFSFVTQSRSWLPDPVGGVIWFGVDDTYLTVYQPISCGIKEAPKAFAEGTGNFNEFNWDSAFWTFNFVSNYTYTRWSDMIVDVQKVQREFEGGYLADQPEVDRMALDLYKQNPTLARDYLTQLAAKNSSQLMARWKKLGEFLIWKYLDGNVRNEKGEVTHPKAPEDWLRCIVKDHGDVIKVKKVEGLAPEEE
- a CDS encoding M13 family metallopeptidase: MKHRPAFLALALVAPLTAQMPYKGFNPANIDTSMKPTQDFFQYAVGAWAKRTTIPPEYDRYGVDQEIDTRTHQILKEIMQTAAMAKAKTGSETQQVGDFYASGMDEAGIEAQGLAPLKPLFARIDTVKDASTLMAVLADLHQRFAFAGFSFGVEQDDKESTRYSLMLSQGGLGLPDRDYYLKDDAKSKEILAAYRAHVAKMLGLARLDAKDADRIVALETRLAKASMTRVEQRDPNAIYHAMTPAQLKAAAPGFPVDLYLKALAIPTPDRFVVRQPAFLAELGRMIQELPADQWRVYLRWHLLRSTASALPKAFEQESFAFYGTRLQGTTAQHPRWKRVMFAADNGLGEALGKLYVQRAFPASSKAKVLEMVENLRTALKARIEGLEWMSAPTKLKAKEKLAAIRVKIGYPDVWRDYTKLNIQPQPYVLNVLETRRFEFQRRLAHLGQPIDRNEWDMTPQTNNAYYSPSMNEIAFPAGILQPPYFDATADDAVNYGNIGATIGHEMTHGFDDEGRQYDADGNLKSWWTAEDEKAYNVRAELVAKQFDAYEPLPGLHLNGHLTLGENIADLGGLKIAWDAWKLSQKGKAPVGKIEGFTPEQRFFLGYAETWRTLTREEATRLRANTDPHSPAKFRVNGPLSNLPEFYEAFGCKDGDPMKRAEKDRPAIW
- a CDS encoding M13 family metallopeptidase, with protein sequence MASPLRASLALSLGLAAFVLAAQSKPGIDPANLDATVKPCEDFYAYANGGWLKSHSIPSDKPRFGAFEEVSERNRAILQKILTETSAKTTWAKGSIEQKVGDFYASGMDEAAIAKRGLDPLKPVLARIDGLKDNKQLPALLAELHSQGLSSGFGFFVGQDAKQSTRYMGSLNQGGTGLPDRDYYLKDDARSKEIRTKYEAHIARMFELAGEAPAQAAAHAKEVLALETRLAQAQWTRVELRNPQKRYNKRTLDQVVQEAPGFDWKGYFAGRGVQLEDLNLSQPSFFQAFGKLTTEVPAAQWQTYLRWHAISSCASLLPKPFGDESFAFHGKILNGTPEQEPRAKRVEAVTDNTLGEALGQLYVKVAFPPEAKKKVLEMVENLRVALRERITNLDWMGEETKAQAIKKLNAFGVKIGYPDKWKTYPFDVQRDDYFGNVRRASAHRIQENLKKLGKPIDRTEWGMTPPTVNAYYSPTMNEIVFPAGILQPPFFDAAADDAVNYGSLGFVIGHEMTHGFDDSGSQFDAEGNLKNWWTDADKKAYESRTDLVVQQYDAYEPLKGEHVNGKLTLGENIADIGGLKIAFAAYQNSLKGKAAPTPIDGFTGPQRFFLGAATVWRNHIREAALSVRLKTDPHSPGQQRVNGPLSNLPEFYEAFGCADGQPMKRDAKVRPAIW
- a CDS encoding DUF4442 domain-containing protein, producing MSGESIRTRLARWGFNLWPCYRGTGGRVTFIASDWREIRVCLPLSWRTRNYVNTTFGGSLYGAVDPFFMLMLMKNLGPGYVVWDKAASIRFRKPGRSTLHATFRLDDSELEEIRRLLQAQPKVDRTYRIQLEDKAGAVHVEVDKVIHIALSRPS